TGACGCTGATGCCGACGATCGGGCAGCCGAAACCTTGGTCCCGCAAGGCGAGCGTCAGTGCGGTGAAGATCCCGCCGGTGCCGAACGGCAGGTAGACGGCGTCCGGCCGCTCGCCGGTCTCCCGCAGCTGCGCGGCGAGCTCCAGCCCGGCCCGCACGTAGCCGAGGCAGCCGTGCGGCGTGGTGCCGCTGATGGGCACGGCGTGCGGCCGGCGCCCCGCCGCGCGCAGCTCGTCGCACACCGCGCGGACGTGGTCGTCGAGGGCCCAGTGGTCCTCGACGTCGACCACCCGGACGTCGGCGCCGAGCAGCCGCACGGTGAGCAGGTTGCCCTGGAACTCGTCGTAGGCGTCCCGGCTGAGCACGACCGTGCAGTCCATCCCGAGCCGGCGCGCGGCCGCGGTGGTCAGGCGGGCGTGGTTGCTCTGCATCGACCCGCAGGTGACGACGACGTCCGCCTCGGCGGCGCGGGCCCGCGCCAGTTCGTACTCGAGCTTGCGGGGCTTGTCGCCGCCGAGCGCAAGGCCGGTCAGGTCGTCGCGTTTGAGCAGGACGCGGGGGCCGAGCCGCTCGCCGAGGCGGGTCAGGACGTCGAGCGGGGTGGGGGTGCGGGCGAGGTGTTCGCGCGGGAAGCGATCGAGCCGGGTCGCGAGGTCCACGGGCTTTCCTTTCTAGCGCGGGAGGAACGGGAGGACGAAGAGGAAGGCGCCGAAGGCGACGAGTGCCGCGGAGGCGACGCGGTGGAGGTGGCGTCCGCGCAGCCGC
This genomic window from Amycolatopsis mongoliensis contains:
- a CDS encoding D-cysteine desulfhydrase family protein; its protein translation is MDLATRLDRFPREHLARTPTPLDVLTRLGERLGPRVLLKRDDLTGLALGGDKPRKLEYELARARAAEADVVVTCGSMQSNHARLTTAAARRLGMDCTVVLSRDAYDEFQGNLLTVRLLGADVRVVDVEDHWALDDHVRAVCDELRAAGRRPHAVPISGTTPHGCLGYVRAGLELAAQLRETGERPDAVYLPFGTGGIFTALTLALRDQGFGCPIVGISVNQDSAGCSAGYHHWWAELTTLLGLGGEPPEVELHDEFVGREYGDPTEECLDAILLLARTEAVLLDPVYSGKTFAGFLAHHAAGRWSAGHRVVVLHSGGVPALFAYHDALAGHLARRG